In Candidatus Fermentibacter sp., a single genomic region encodes these proteins:
- a CDS encoding T9SS type A sorting domain-containing protein, translating into MTYRLSAVLTAAVLALTAGTAAASSVDTPEGVVVQPNYGSILASSLVNPDDPTYIPGHQNPLEGVLPPARDDEYSTLPWEGSDWGPDHLIYSSSAGVGQCQDFDVDASTGYLYAAFDTFHSTGDSIWVYRSTDQGVTWSSWGVCTNTDGELENAKIRVVTAGGYTWVCVLCLYDEASGGDTLWMRRWRTDGSNATWEQVDDDVIFADMDGDIGSSGYLYVTYVPKDASYYDVYAARNALSGAGWVNNVSLFGDADTHPYPAIAAGTGGVVSVAFIDTRLTTNDEVRIKRSTNYGSSWLDSQQVSNNSGGASLDDPDIAHARGTSAWICVSFDFSSSGINLGYYYSTNSGAAWTYGTTFPNVEDEYAGSMRASKGSGHNTIAYNVDPGDIVNFAWSNVSDPSDFTDPVQINDQAAVSWGPTAGWLTEGSFSAVEYTRTDYDLYFDSFNNTGIADGDVSTVTGLGVSPNPFMDVATISFSLDNGGPVSIEIFDMSGRLVTTLAEGSSFASGSHQVTWNGTASGAPVPGGVYICRMTSQGSTQSARMVL; encoded by the coding sequence AACTACGGATCGATACTAGCGTCGTCCCTCGTCAATCCGGACGATCCGACCTACATCCCGGGGCACCAGAACCCGCTCGAGGGTGTCCTGCCCCCCGCCAGGGACGATGAATACAGCACCCTTCCCTGGGAGGGCTCCGACTGGGGTCCTGACCATCTCATCTATTCCAGCAGCGCCGGAGTAGGCCAGTGCCAGGACTTCGACGTCGACGCGAGCACAGGCTATCTCTACGCCGCATTCGACACCTTCCACAGCACGGGCGACAGCATCTGGGTCTACCGCTCAACTGACCAAGGCGTAACCTGGTCTAGCTGGGGCGTGTGCACCAACACCGACGGAGAACTCGAGAACGCAAAGATCCGCGTCGTGACAGCCGGCGGCTACACCTGGGTATGCGTGCTCTGCCTCTATGACGAGGCAAGCGGCGGCGACACCCTCTGGATGCGGAGATGGCGCACCGACGGCTCCAACGCCACATGGGAGCAGGTCGACGACGACGTCATCTTCGCCGACATGGACGGCGACATCGGCTCCTCGGGCTATCTCTACGTAACCTACGTTCCCAAAGATGCTTCTTACTACGACGTCTATGCCGCCCGCAACGCGCTCTCCGGCGCCGGCTGGGTCAACAACGTATCGCTGTTCGGTGACGCCGACACCCATCCGTACCCGGCCATCGCAGCCGGCACGGGCGGGGTCGTCTCGGTGGCCTTCATCGACACCAGGCTCACCACCAACGACGAGGTCAGGATCAAGCGCTCGACCAACTACGGTTCCTCCTGGCTCGACTCCCAGCAGGTCAGCAACAACTCCGGCGGCGCCAGCCTCGACGACCCCGACATCGCCCACGCCAGGGGAACGAGCGCCTGGATCTGCGTTTCGTTCGATTTCTCGAGCAGCGGCATCAACCTCGGCTACTACTACTCGACCAACTCCGGCGCGGCATGGACGTACGGCACCACGTTCCCGAACGTCGAAGACGAGTACGCCGGCTCCATGCGCGCATCCAAGGGCTCGGGCCACAACACGATCGCCTATAACGTCGACCCGGGTGACATAGTCAACTTCGCCTGGTCCAACGTCTCCGATCCCAGCGACTTCACGGATCCGGTCCAGATCAACGACCAGGCTGCCGTGAGCTGGGGGCCGACCGCCGGCTGGCTCACAGAGGGCTCCTTTTCGGCCGTCGAGTACACCAGGACTGACTACGACCTCTACTTCGACAGCTTCAACAACACGGGCATAGCCGACGGCGATGTCTCCACCGTCACAGGGCTCGGGGTCTCCCCGAACCCGTTCATGGACGTCGCGACCATCAGCTTCAGCCTCGACAACGGCGGCCCCGTCAGCATCGAGATCTTCGACATGAGCGGCAGGCTCGTCACGACTCTTGCCGAGGGTTCATCCTTCGCCTCCGGCAGCCATCAGGTCACCTGGAACGGCACCGCTTCCGGCGCACCCGTCCCGGGCGGCGTCTACATCTGCCGCATGACCTCCCAGGGCTCGACCCAGAGCGCAAGGATGGTCCTCG